In Rhizobium gallicum bv. gallicum R602sp, the following proteins share a genomic window:
- a CDS encoding alpha-2-macroglobulin family protein → MSVRSFFASAAIALLVIAASLPATAAETKRDIQTIKDADFFGFDLRTEQNVSLEQCKTSCIGDKSCRAFTYNPKVKWCFLKSDFKTMNAFPGAIAGRIVETTAGPREPDIGAPPRLTFLSEDIIQQARDFKANLALTDAQPGQTVDSLTATARLDLTANNLAGAIDAFHRALALTPDDADLWLETARAANSLGGTGSQAFGQALLDGLNGYQLTRTASKRADALAVLASSLAKNSNFRAALSAYKASLALASSREVQAAYLKLKSEQGFRITEHNVDADSATPRACVTFSEPLVKTVDYAPFVTLNGQAPKALEAKDRQICVEGLGHGETYKISFRTGLPSAVDEVLDAPVSLDVYVKDRSQMVRFTGDSFVLPSTARRGIPLVSVNIETANLKLYRIGDRAIAPLLTSSQFLTQLDGYSAQRIQDESGELVWQGSIEIANDLNKDVVTSFPVDEALPARKAGIYVLIASPADKPENEWDSKATQWFVVSDIGVTTYAGTDGLNVLTRSLSSAKPIAGVELQLLAKNNEVLGTATTDENGRATFTAGLLRGTAALTPAVLAARNGASDYVFLDMTRAGFDLSDRGVTGRASPGAIDVMTWTERGIYRVGETVHATALARDTDGRAIEKLPLTFIFMRPDGVEDRRIVRQSSDVGGYVIDLPIQENAMRGSWTMNVHTDPKGSPIGTRTFLVDDFVPDRTDLELKTEAKEIGPDTPATIDITGKYLYGAPAAGLTLEGDVVIKPTRESQAFPGYVFGLSDEEANEESRQAIEGLPELDENGQATTDLAVGDLPATTQLLNATVYIRMQETGGRALERTLLIPIKNQGPMIGIKPEFSGDIAENSIASFNVIGVSADGRKLEMKGLRWKLSRLEREYQWYREGTAWKYETAFNARQVASGTTDVGVDGGKIASQVGWGRYRVEVESPDADGPTSSVEFDAGWMVEAVSTETPDGLEIALDKESYKAGETAKLKVSSRYGGELMVTAGTENLVDVKNATIGESGGEVEIPVTAEWGAGAYVTATLFRPGDAQDSHMPMRSIGIKWLKVDPEQRALQVVVDAPEKMPPRAPLNISLAVTGAGASEDAYVTVAAVDVGILNLTRYEAPNPEDWYFGQRQLGLEIRDLYGRLIDGSLGATGKLRTGGDGGAVALQGSPPTQKLVAFFSGPVKLDADGKANVSFDIPQFNGTARVMAVAWSKDGVGHGVKDIVIRDPVVVTASLPKFLAPGDKAELRLDIANTDAPGGDFKLQLTGNEAVGIEEAAVSRTIHLDAGAKSDFTLLVIGKQPGNGAVSINLSDASGLSLDQTVDVPVRPSSLPVTERRVIALKPGAKLRVDKELLANSVLPGASVSVNVTRSAAFDVPALLMSLDRYPFGCAEQTTSRALPLLYLSELSQQNGLEDDADVKKRVQDAIYRVLSYQASAGSFGLWGPDSGDLWLDSYVTDFLTRAREEKYDVPDRALVQALENLQNALSYDVAVKTQGDQIAYAIYVLARNRKASISDLRYYADTMINDFPTPLAKAHIAAALALYGDATRSKNIFVDALQMTEDSILHRVNLSRTDYGSILRDGAAILALAAESRPVPPVIPELARAVGREWDRSKWTSTQEQAWTLLAARAIQSGDDSLKVDVNGALHTGAYMAKMSGDALINNPLTLTSAMTDAVSAVVTTVAAPVTPLPAGGNGFAIERTYYTLDGEPVNISEAQQNERYVVVLHVTETNAWPSRVVMTDLLPAGLQIDNPSLVDSAQLTNFDWIGEQTAAHTEFRNDRFVAAFNRTSDDNREINVAYIVRAVTPGVYDHPAATVEDMYRPEYSSRTATGKMEVVAAR, encoded by the coding sequence ATGTCTGTACGCTCGTTTTTCGCATCCGCCGCCATTGCTCTTTTAGTCATCGCGGCCAGCCTTCCCGCGACAGCTGCGGAGACCAAGCGCGATATCCAGACGATCAAGGATGCCGACTTCTTCGGCTTCGATCTGCGGACGGAGCAGAACGTTTCCCTCGAACAATGCAAAACCTCATGCATTGGCGACAAAAGCTGCAGGGCTTTCACCTATAACCCGAAGGTGAAATGGTGTTTCCTGAAGTCCGACTTCAAGACGATGAACGCTTTTCCAGGTGCAATTGCCGGTCGGATCGTCGAAACGACTGCGGGACCGCGCGAGCCCGATATCGGTGCGCCTCCTCGCCTCACCTTTCTTTCGGAAGACATCATCCAACAAGCCCGCGATTTCAAGGCCAATCTGGCGCTCACCGACGCTCAGCCGGGCCAGACCGTCGACAGCCTGACGGCAACGGCGCGCCTTGATCTTACCGCCAACAACCTTGCAGGCGCGATCGACGCTTTTCATCGCGCGCTGGCGCTGACGCCCGATGATGCCGATCTGTGGCTGGAGACGGCGCGCGCCGCAAATTCGCTCGGCGGCACTGGCAGCCAGGCCTTCGGCCAGGCACTTCTCGATGGCTTGAACGGCTACCAACTGACACGCACAGCCTCAAAGCGGGCCGATGCTCTTGCCGTGCTTGCGAGCTCACTCGCCAAGAATTCGAATTTCCGCGCAGCCCTCAGTGCCTATAAGGCAAGCCTTGCGCTGGCAAGCTCCAGGGAAGTGCAGGCGGCCTATCTCAAGCTCAAGTCGGAACAAGGCTTCCGCATCACCGAACACAATGTCGATGCCGACAGCGCAACGCCGCGTGCCTGCGTGACGTTCTCGGAACCCCTCGTCAAGACGGTCGACTATGCACCGTTTGTGACGCTGAACGGACAAGCCCCCAAGGCGCTCGAAGCCAAGGACAGGCAGATCTGCGTCGAGGGCCTGGGTCACGGCGAAACCTACAAGATCAGTTTCCGCACCGGCCTTCCCTCTGCCGTCGACGAGGTCCTGGATGCGCCCGTCAGCCTCGATGTCTACGTCAAGGACCGCAGTCAAATGGTGCGCTTTACCGGCGATAGCTTCGTGCTGCCTTCGACGGCGCGCCGCGGCATTCCGCTCGTCAGCGTCAATATCGAAACTGCCAACCTCAAGCTCTACCGCATTGGCGATCGCGCTATTGCTCCGCTTCTCACCAGTTCGCAGTTCCTGACGCAGCTCGATGGCTATAGCGCGCAACGCATTCAAGATGAAAGCGGCGAGCTCGTATGGCAGGGTTCGATCGAGATCGCCAACGATCTTAACAAGGACGTCGTTACCAGCTTCCCCGTTGATGAAGCCTTGCCCGCGCGCAAGGCGGGCATCTATGTGCTGATCGCCTCGCCTGCCGACAAGCCGGAAAACGAGTGGGATTCCAAGGCGACACAATGGTTCGTCGTGTCAGATATCGGCGTTACTACCTACGCCGGAACCGACGGGCTCAACGTCTTGACGCGCTCGCTCTCTTCCGCCAAGCCGATCGCCGGTGTCGAGCTGCAACTGCTTGCCAAGAACAACGAAGTTCTGGGCACCGCGACGACGGATGAAAACGGCCGAGCCACCTTCACTGCCGGGCTGCTGCGCGGCACGGCAGCACTCACGCCAGCCGTCCTGGCTGCCCGCAACGGGGCGTCCGACTACGTCTTCCTCGATATGACGCGGGCAGGCTTCGACTTGTCCGATCGCGGCGTGACGGGACGAGCCTCGCCCGGGGCCATCGATGTCATGACCTGGACCGAGCGCGGGATCTATCGGGTGGGCGAAACCGTCCATGCCACCGCCCTTGCTCGCGATACGGATGGCAGGGCGATCGAAAAGCTGCCGCTGACCTTCATCTTCATGCGTCCCGATGGCGTCGAGGACCGGCGCATCGTGCGGCAAAGCAGCGACGTCGGCGGTTATGTGATCGATCTCCCGATCCAGGAAAATGCCATGCGCGGCAGTTGGACAATGAACGTCCATACCGACCCCAAGGGGTCGCCGATCGGTACCAGAACATTCCTCGTCGACGATTTCGTCCCCGATCGCACCGACCTGGAGCTGAAGACGGAAGCCAAGGAAATCGGTCCCGATACGCCGGCAACGATCGATATCACCGGCAAATATCTCTATGGCGCACCGGCAGCCGGCCTGACGCTTGAAGGTGATGTCGTTATCAAGCCGACGCGCGAAAGCCAAGCTTTCCCGGGTTACGTCTTCGGTCTTTCTGACGAGGAGGCGAACGAGGAAAGCCGCCAGGCGATCGAAGGCCTGCCGGAATTGGACGAGAACGGCCAAGCAACGACCGATCTTGCGGTCGGTGATCTTCCCGCAACCACGCAGTTGTTGAACGCGACGGTCTATATCCGCATGCAAGAAACCGGCGGCCGGGCGCTGGAGCGCACGCTGCTGATCCCGATCAAAAATCAGGGACCGATGATCGGCATCAAGCCTGAATTTTCAGGCGATATAGCCGAGAATTCGATCGCCAGCTTCAACGTGATCGGCGTCTCGGCCGACGGCCGGAAGCTGGAGATGAAGGGCCTGCGCTGGAAGCTTTCACGCCTTGAGCGCGAATACCAATGGTATCGGGAAGGCACGGCATGGAAATACGAAACCGCTTTCAATGCGCGCCAGGTTGCCAGCGGCACGACGGATGTCGGCGTGGACGGCGGCAAGATAGCGTCCCAGGTTGGCTGGGGCCGTTACCGAGTTGAAGTCGAAAGCCCGGACGCGGATGGCCCGACATCAAGTGTCGAATTCGACGCCGGCTGGATGGTGGAGGCGGTCTCGACCGAAACGCCGGACGGCCTCGAGATCGCGCTCGACAAAGAGAGCTACAAGGCTGGCGAGACGGCGAAGCTCAAGGTTTCTTCCCGTTATGGCGGCGAGTTGATGGTGACGGCCGGGACGGAAAACCTCGTTGACGTAAAAAATGCGACGATCGGGGAGAGTGGGGGCGAAGTGGAGATCCCAGTCACCGCCGAATGGGGCGCTGGCGCCTATGTGACAGCAACCCTCTTCCGTCCGGGCGACGCACAGGACAGCCATATGCCGATGCGTTCGATCGGCATCAAATGGCTGAAGGTCGATCCCGAGCAGCGCGCGCTGCAGGTCGTAGTCGATGCACCGGAAAAGATGCCGCCGCGCGCACCGCTGAACATAAGCCTTGCGGTAACGGGTGCTGGAGCCAGTGAGGATGCTTATGTCACGGTTGCGGCCGTCGATGTCGGCATTCTCAACCTGACGCGCTACGAGGCGCCCAATCCCGAGGACTGGTATTTCGGCCAGCGCCAGCTCGGTCTTGAAATCCGCGATCTCTATGGCCGCCTGATTGACGGTTCGCTCGGCGCGACAGGCAAGCTCAGAACCGGTGGCGATGGTGGCGCGGTGGCGCTGCAGGGCAGCCCGCCGACGCAAAAACTCGTCGCCTTCTTCTCCGGGCCGGTGAAGCTTGACGCCGACGGAAAGGCGAATGTCAGCTTCGACATTCCGCAATTCAACGGCACGGCGCGTGTCATGGCCGTTGCCTGGTCGAAGGATGGAGTCGGCCACGGGGTCAAGGATATCGTCATCCGCGATCCGGTGGTCGTCACCGCCAGCCTGCCGAAATTCCTGGCGCCTGGCGACAAGGCGGAACTGCGCCTCGACATTGCCAATACCGATGCTCCGGGCGGCGATTTCAAACTGCAGCTGACCGGCAACGAAGCCGTCGGCATCGAGGAGGCCGCAGTTTCGCGGACGATCCATCTGGACGCCGGTGCGAAATCCGATTTTACACTGTTGGTGATCGGCAAGCAGCCCGGCAACGGCGCTGTTTCGATCAACCTGTCGGATGCATCCGGACTATCGCTTGATCAGACAGTCGACGTACCGGTCCGCCCATCGTCACTGCCCGTGACCGAAAGGCGCGTCATCGCCTTAAAACCAGGGGCGAAACTGAGGGTCGACAAGGAACTTCTGGCCAACAGCGTATTGCCGGGCGCCTCAGTCAGCGTCAACGTCACGCGTTCGGCCGCCTTCGACGTTCCCGCCCTGCTGATGTCGCTCGACCGTTATCCTTTCGGCTGTGCCGAACAGACGACGAGCCGCGCCCTGCCGCTTCTTTATCTCAGCGAGCTTTCACAACAGAACGGGCTCGAAGACGATGCAGACGTGAAGAAGCGCGTCCAGGATGCGATCTATCGTGTACTGTCCTATCAGGCATCGGCGGGCAGCTTCGGCCTTTGGGGACCGGATTCGGGCGACCTCTGGCTCGATTCCTATGTCACGGATTTCCTGACGCGGGCGCGTGAAGAGAAGTACGACGTGCCCGATCGTGCGCTCGTCCAAGCGCTCGAGAACCTGCAGAACGCGCTGAGCTACGACGTCGCCGTCAAGACGCAAGGCGATCAAATTGCCTATGCAATCTATGTTCTTGCCCGCAACAGGAAGGCCTCGATCAGCGATCTGCGCTACTACGCCGATACGATGATCAACGACTTCCCGACGCCGCTTGCCAAGGCGCATATCGCCGCGGCGTTGGCACTTTACGGAGATGCGACACGTTCGAAAAACATCTTCGTCGACGCTTTGCAGATGACCGAGGATTCCATCCTTCATCGCGTCAATCTTTCGCGTACCGACTACGGCTCGATCCTGCGCGACGGTGCGGCTATCCTGGCACTTGCGGCCGAAAGCCGCCCTGTCCCGCCAGTCATTCCAGAACTGGCAAGGGCCGTCGGCAGGGAATGGGACCGCAGCAAGTGGACGAGCACCCAGGAGCAGGCCTGGACGCTGCTTGCCGCGCGCGCGATCCAGAGCGGCGACGATTCCCTGAAGGTGGATGTCAACGGCGCGCTGCATACCGGTGCCTACATGGCGAAGATGAGCGGCGATGCGCTGATCAACAATCCCCTGACGCTGACGAGCGCCATGACCGATGCGGTATCGGCGGTCGTCACGACAGTCGCAGCACCCGTCACCCCGCTGCCTGCCGGCGGCAACGGCTTTGCCATCGAGCGCACCTACTACACGCTTGATGGCGAGCCGGTGAATATCAGTGAGGCGCAGCAGAACGAGCGTTATGTGGTCGTGCTGCACGTGACCGAAACCAACGCCTGGCCGTCGCGTGTCGTCATGACCGATCTGCTGCCTGCCGGCCTCCAGATCGATAATCCCAGCCTGGTCGACAGCGCTCAGCTCACCAATTTCGACTGGATCGGCGAACAGACGGCGGCGCACACCGAATTCCGCAACGATCGCTTCGTGGCGGCCTTCAACCGGACTTCGGACGACAACCGTGAAATCAACGTCGCCTATATCGTGCGGGCCGTCACCCCGGGCGTTTATGACCATCCGGCGGCGACCGTAGAAGATATGTACCGCCCCGAATATTCGTCTCGTACGGCGACCGGCAAGATGGAGGTTGTCGCAGCACGATAA
- the pbpC gene encoding penicillin-binding protein 1C produces MRLWRKLTIGTAAGFILAGAVFFVLDAADRVFPPPLEKTGAVSAEVLDADGQLLRAFATPEGHWRLKTTVADVDPQFMRMLIAYEDRRFYEHHGVDPLAIGRAGLQLLTNGRIVSGASTLSMQVARLIEPRAGRSFSAKILQVIRAVQIERRLSKEEILDLYLTHAPYGGNLEGLRAASLAYFGKEPKRLTVAQAALLVALPQLPERRRPDKNLVAAEAARKRVLKRAAVAEVIGEGEAERAEATGVPATRMQLPALAAHLAEAALRSKPNEREHRTTLKKQIQAGLEATAKSAAMKLRPKLSLAIVMADARTGEIVGDVGSADYFDASRSGWIDMTRVSRSPGSTLKPFIYGLAFEQGLVSQETIIEDRPADFFGYRPRNFDMSYQGDVTVREALQLSLNVPAVRLLDAVNPARLLVRFRRAGVRPILPPNEAPGLAIGLGGVGITLKDLVQLYTALANKGEPVRIGDGVTAKPGKIDGEPLLEPVAVWNVSDILSSVIPPAGAPQRGIAYKTGTSYGYRDAWSVGYDGRYVLGVWVGRPDNGAVPGSTGYGTAAPILFEAFAKSSIATTPLPRPPSGAVRVAQADLPVSQRRFSINASGLPSASSREQAPQIVYPPEGAHVDLGAGSGDLSPLMLKLHGGRAPFRWLANGKPLPDLSRRRTNQWMPDGGGYSKLTVIDAMGRAASVGVFID; encoded by the coding sequence ATGCGGCTCTGGCGCAAGCTCACGATTGGGACTGCAGCCGGTTTCATTCTTGCCGGCGCGGTTTTCTTCGTTCTGGACGCTGCCGACAGGGTCTTTCCGCCGCCGCTCGAAAAGACCGGTGCGGTGTCGGCCGAAGTGCTCGATGCCGATGGTCAATTGCTGCGCGCCTTTGCGACGCCGGAAGGCCATTGGCGTCTGAAAACCACGGTCGCGGATGTCGACCCGCAATTCATGCGCATGCTGATCGCCTATGAGGACCGGCGCTTCTACGAGCATCACGGCGTCGATCCGCTGGCGATCGGACGCGCGGGCCTGCAGCTGCTCACCAACGGCCGCATCGTTTCCGGCGCCTCGACGCTTTCCATGCAGGTGGCGCGGCTGATCGAACCGCGCGCCGGACGTTCGTTTTCGGCGAAAATCCTGCAGGTGATACGCGCCGTCCAGATCGAGCGGCGGCTCTCGAAGGAAGAGATTCTCGATCTTTATCTGACGCATGCACCCTATGGCGGCAATCTGGAAGGCCTGCGCGCCGCAAGCCTTGCCTATTTCGGCAAGGAGCCGAAGCGGCTGACGGTGGCGCAGGCTGCCCTCCTCGTTGCCCTCCCCCAGCTTCCTGAACGACGACGCCCCGACAAAAACCTGGTGGCAGCGGAAGCGGCACGAAAACGCGTGCTCAAGCGCGCCGCCGTGGCCGAAGTTATCGGCGAGGGTGAGGCCGAGCGCGCCGAGGCGACAGGCGTTCCGGCAACGCGCATGCAGCTCCCGGCCCTTGCCGCGCATCTTGCCGAAGCAGCGCTTCGCAGCAAGCCGAACGAGCGCGAGCATCGCACGACGCTGAAGAAGCAGATACAGGCAGGGCTCGAAGCGACGGCGAAAAGTGCCGCGATGAAACTTCGTCCGAAACTATCTCTCGCAATCGTGATGGCCGATGCGCGCACCGGCGAGATCGTCGGCGACGTGGGATCGGCGGACTATTTCGACGCGAGCCGTTCCGGCTGGATCGACATGACGCGTGTCAGCCGCTCGCCCGGCTCGACACTGAAACCCTTCATCTATGGTCTTGCCTTCGAGCAGGGGCTGGTCAGCCAGGAAACGATCATCGAGGACCGGCCAGCCGACTTCTTCGGTTACCGGCCGCGCAATTTTGACATGAGCTATCAAGGCGACGTAACGGTGCGAGAGGCATTGCAGCTTTCGTTGAATGTGCCGGCCGTCAGGCTGCTTGACGCCGTCAACCCGGCGCGGCTCTTGGTGCGCTTCCGCCGCGCCGGCGTTCGTCCCATCCTGCCGCCGAACGAGGCGCCGGGACTGGCGATTGGGCTAGGCGGGGTAGGTATCACGTTGAAAGACCTCGTGCAGCTTTATACGGCGCTTGCCAACAAGGGCGAGCCGGTTCGAATCGGCGACGGTGTAACTGCAAAGCCCGGTAAGATAGACGGCGAGCCGTTGCTGGAGCCGGTCGCCGTCTGGAATGTTTCGGATATTCTTTCCAGCGTCATCCCACCGGCAGGCGCCCCGCAGCGCGGCATCGCCTACAAGACAGGGACCAGCTACGGCTATCGCGACGCATGGTCAGTCGGCTACGACGGGCGGTATGTGCTCGGTGTCTGGGTTGGAAGGCCGGACAATGGCGCGGTGCCGGGGTCGACCGGTTACGGCACGGCAGCCCCTATCCTGTTTGAGGCCTTTGCAAAGTCGAGCATTGCAACCACACCTTTGCCACGCCCGCCCTCTGGCGCAGTGCGCGTCGCCCAGGCGGATCTGCCGGTGAGTCAGCGGCGTTTCTCGATAAATGCCAGCGGATTGCCTTCTGCCTCCAGCCGCGAACAGGCACCGCAGATCGTCTATCCACCGGAGGGTGCGCATGTCGATCTCGGCGCAGGAAGCGGTGATCTCTCGCCATTGATGTTGAAACTGCACGGCGGCCGGGCGCCGTTCCGCTGGCTTGCAAACGGCAAGCCGCTGCCCGATCTTTCTCGCCGCCGCACCAACCAATGGATGCCGGATGGTGGCGGCTACTCGAAACTGACGGTGATCGACGCGATGGGCCGTGCCGCAAGCGTCGGTGTCTTCATCGACTAA
- the treY gene encoding malto-oligosyltrehalose synthase, whose translation MMLPTSTYRIQFRNGMTFDRAIECVPYFKALGISHLYASPIFAATRGSTHGYDVTDVNEIEPAIGGRQGFDRLSRALKDAGLGLILDIVPNHMAASTENPWWRSVLKLGRESPYARHFDIDWSERLTLPILGKPFKDALSDGELRLKRDPESGELVLGYCDTLLPLNPDSTNLVPASADEPALVDLAIDEELIVNLHQAQHWRLTYWKEAARHLSYRRFFEVTGLVGLRVEDEQVFEDSHRLVLELVRSGQVEGLRLDHIDGLADPKQYLQRLRAETGSKIYIIVEKILGHDETLPASWPIAGTTGYEFISALGHLFVDGGGLQQLGTAYANIAPDMADFTAGLRAAKQLMVERYFEGETTRLVKIVHGLYPDLDRAAIVAAIHESLIAFPVYRIYGSKGPLEARDADVLSRVISSAAEKLADRRAIDVVARLLKGGVREAAAKEFRRRFQQLSGPVMAKAMEDTHFYRYNRLLAVNEVGGDPDIKPGGVEAFHALMLKRAKLNPHGLSATSTHDTKRGEDARARLYTLSEGADVWAQAVERWREMNRDRLIELPGGLTPEPNVEWMLYQALAGIWPEDFLNGEAEALIGRFTAYAEKAIREAKLGTNWNEPHAGYEAAVKAYATALLSSTNLVFHEDFGAVMRPFIETGYLNSLSQTLIKLMAPGIPDIYQGAELLDLSFVDPDNRRPVDMTASFASLSERTPIASLTVPALKQRIVQTGLHLRKRQPELFAKGNYVPLKVSGARKDHVVAFARELNGTYVMTVVPRWMLGWLDPGVLFAGPEFWNDTVIQVPAFLEGRRCDLLTGQALDPRVELPLSTLLGSQPVALIEPVGTTEDHEIIA comes from the coding sequence ATGATGCTTCCGACATCGACATACCGCATTCAATTCCGCAACGGCATGACATTCGACCGGGCCATCGAATGTGTGCCCTATTTCAAAGCCCTTGGCATCAGCCATCTTTACGCTTCGCCGATCTTTGCCGCGACGAGAGGTTCGACGCATGGCTATGACGTAACCGATGTCAATGAAATCGAGCCGGCAATCGGCGGACGCCAGGGCTTTGACCGCTTGAGCCGGGCTTTGAAAGACGCCGGGCTCGGCCTCATCCTCGACATTGTCCCGAACCATATGGCCGCCTCGACGGAGAATCCCTGGTGGCGAAGCGTGTTGAAGCTCGGCCGGGAAAGCCCTTATGCGCGCCATTTCGATATCGACTGGAGCGAACGGCTCACCTTGCCGATCCTCGGCAAGCCGTTCAAGGATGCACTGTCTGATGGCGAGTTGCGGCTTAAGCGCGATCCGGAAAGCGGCGAACTTGTGCTTGGCTACTGCGATACGCTTTTGCCCTTGAACCCCGACAGCACCAATCTTGTTCCAGCAAGCGCAGATGAGCCGGCGTTGGTCGACCTCGCAATAGACGAAGAGCTGATCGTCAACCTACACCAGGCCCAGCATTGGCGGCTGACATATTGGAAAGAGGCGGCCAGACATCTGAGCTACCGGCGGTTTTTCGAAGTAACGGGTCTGGTCGGCCTGCGCGTTGAGGACGAGCAGGTTTTCGAAGATAGCCATCGGCTCGTTCTCGAACTCGTTCGGTCCGGGCAGGTAGAGGGTTTGCGGCTCGACCATATCGATGGCTTGGCCGATCCGAAGCAATATCTGCAAAGGTTGCGCGCTGAGACAGGATCCAAGATCTATATAATCGTCGAGAAGATCCTCGGCCATGACGAGACACTGCCCGCAAGCTGGCCGATCGCCGGGACCACCGGCTACGAATTCATTTCGGCACTCGGCCATCTCTTCGTCGACGGCGGCGGCCTGCAACAGCTGGGTACCGCCTATGCGAATATTGCCCCGGATATGGCCGATTTTACTGCTGGTCTTCGCGCGGCCAAGCAATTGATGGTGGAGCGGTACTTCGAAGGCGAGACGACGCGGCTGGTGAAGATCGTCCATGGGCTTTATCCCGACCTTGACCGCGCCGCTATTGTGGCAGCTATCCACGAATCGCTGATCGCCTTTCCCGTCTATCGCATCTATGGCAGCAAGGGTCCGCTTGAAGCACGCGATGCGGACGTGCTCAGCAGGGTCATTTCCAGCGCCGCTGAAAAGCTTGCCGACCGGCGAGCGATCGACGTTGTGGCAAGGCTATTGAAAGGCGGGGTACGGGAGGCAGCGGCGAAGGAATTCCGCCGCCGATTCCAGCAGTTGAGCGGACCAGTCATGGCCAAGGCAATGGAGGACACGCACTTTTATCGCTACAACCGGTTGCTCGCGGTAAACGAAGTCGGCGGCGACCCGGATATCAAGCCGGGAGGCGTCGAGGCTTTCCATGCGCTGATGCTTAAACGCGCGAAGCTTAATCCACACGGGCTTTCGGCGACATCGACGCACGATACCAAGCGCGGGGAGGATGCGCGTGCAAGGCTTTATACCTTGAGCGAAGGAGCCGATGTCTGGGCGCAGGCGGTGGAGCGCTGGCGCGAGATGAACCGCGACCGTCTGATCGAACTGCCGGGCGGGTTGACGCCGGAACCGAATGTCGAATGGATGCTCTATCAGGCGCTTGCCGGGATATGGCCGGAGGATTTCTTGAACGGAGAGGCCGAAGCGCTGATCGGGCGCTTCACGGCCTATGCGGAAAAGGCGATACGTGAAGCAAAGCTCGGCACGAACTGGAATGAGCCGCATGCCGGATACGAGGCAGCGGTCAAAGCTTATGCAACGGCGTTGCTTTCATCGACCAATCTCGTCTTCCATGAGGATTTCGGAGCGGTCATGCGCCCCTTCATCGAGACCGGTTATCTAAACAGCCTTTCACAGACGCTGATTAAGCTGATGGCGCCCGGCATTCCAGACATTTATCAAGGGGCCGAGCTTTTGGATTTGAGCTTCGTCGATCCTGATAACCGCAGGCCTGTCGACATGACGGCGTCGTTTGCCAGCCTCTCGGAACGAACGCCAATTGCAAGTCTGACGGTGCCCGCGCTGAAACAGCGCATCGTCCAAACCGGTCTTCATCTTCGAAAGCGGCAGCCGGAGCTTTTTGCGAAAGGCAACTATGTCCCCCTTAAGGTGTCAGGCGCGCGCAAGGATCATGTTGTCGCCTTTGCGCGAGAGTTGAACGGAACCTATGTCATGACCGTCGTTCCACGATGGATGCTCGGCTGGCTCGATCCAGGCGTTTTGTTCGCCGGCCCTGAATTCTGGAACGATACGGTAATTCAGGTGCCGGCCTTCCTTGAAGGTCGCCGCTGCGATCTCCTGACCGGCCAAGCCCTTGATCCGCGAGTCGAGCTGCCACTTTCGACCCTCCTTGGCAGCCAGCCTGTGGCGCTCATCGAACCTGTCGGAACCACAGAGGACCATGAAATTATCGCTTGA